In the Candidatus Tisiphia endosymbiont of Melanophora roralis genome, TTCGATTAATACTAAAGAAGCTAAAGAATTGGTAGGTAGTGATATATTCATACAGATGGAGGCTTTGACTGCCCATGATGTAGCAGCAAAAATTCAAACTATCAATTTAGGTGACTTAGAATTAAAAACCATAGCTTCCATGGGACTTAAATTATGGCCAAGAGATGAGATATTTGAATTGCTGTCTGACCATTGGTGTTGCCGCTTTATGGCAAAGAAAGATGGGGAAAGAGTAACGCATTTATCTATAGCCCATTTACTTGAAGCTCTAAGCAATGCAAAAATAGACTTTATTAAAATTGAAAATCTATTTGAATTTGATGGGAAAGCTGGATATTCGCTTGCTCAAGGAGAATAGAATATTTATGTTTTTTGTTATCGGTTATGGATTAATCTTACTCGGAATTATAGCAATATTTTCCGGGATTGTTGGACTTTTTAGATTTCCTGATTTCTATACAAAAATTCATGCTGCTAGTATAATTGAATGTTGCGGCGTACCTTTATCACTTGTTGGGCTTGCCTTTTTACAACATGATTTTACTAGCTCTTTTAAATTAGTTTTTGCCTCTATATTGATTTTAATATTAAACCCGGTATCTACTCATGCAATTGGCAAGGCTGCTTTATTAAGAAAAACTAACCTAAAAACCTCAATTTCGGATTAATGAAATTAATCCGAAATTGGAATGAGAAAGTAAACAATCAGGCTTAAAGCGGTTTGACGCCTGATTGTTAAATATTTCATTTGCTAATAATCTTATTTTTATATCAATAAAAATAAGATTATTAGCGATAATAGATTAAAATGCATTCGTAGAAGCGTTTCAAGAATGCATTTTTCTGAAGAACTTAAATTATTCTAGCCAGTTTTGGATTAAAATTTTTAAATTTAATCCAAAACTGAGGTTAAAACAATTGATCGCTTATTTATGATACTAGAAATAATAAATTTTCAACTAGCTAGCTGGTTGCTTATGGTAATCCTTATAATGCTTGCCATCGTATCAATTAAGATTATATTTTGTAATTCTTTATTAGAAACAGTAGTAATAAATTCTGTTTTTAGCTTACTTATTGGTTTATCTTATCTTCTTATGGACGCTCCAGACGTGGCAATGACTGAGGTAGCTCTAGGTAGCTGTTTGTCTAGTTGTGTCTTCCTAAGCTTTCTCACTAGATTGCAAGATATACAGAAATGTGATCTTAAACCAACACGAGTAATAAGTTCATCAATTATATGTTTAATGTTCATAGTAACATTTAGCTTTGCAGGACTTGATTTACTAGAATATGGATCTATAGATTCTCCTATACAAAGTCACCTAACCAAATATTATATTGAAAATACTAAAAGTGATATTGGTATTCCCTCTTTTGTAGCAGCACTACTAGCTAGCTACAGAGGTTATGATACTCTTGGAGAAACGGCAGTCATTTTAATTGCTGGAATATCGGTATTATTGCTATTTTCACAAAAAAGTAATGAACATGCTTAAAGATTTTATCATTATAAAACATTCTACTCTTTTTATCTTACCTTATATATTTTTATATGGTCTATATATTCAAATTAATGGTGATGCATCACCAGGAGGCGGATTCCAAGCTGGAGCTATATTTGCTTCTATGATAATTGGTTTTGATTTAGTTCATGGTCAGTTCAAATTAAAACAATATTTTTCTACTGATTTACTAGTTGGTATGGCTACTATCGGGGTACTTATCTATGCCATGACCGGTATGGTATCAATATTATTTGACGATAATTACTTAAACTACTATTCTCTTGCAAATGATAAATTATTAGCTCAACATATTGGTATCTTTATCATTGAAATTGGCGTTGGACTTTGCGTTGCATCGGTTATGTGTTTAATATATTCTATAACTCGATAATCAAGTTTTTTAGAATTATTAAAAGATACGTCTATTAGCGAGGAGTCGCTGGAAGCGGTGACGCGGCAATCTTGTGAAGTAGGGACAAGTATTACTTCAAAAAATTGCTACGATGCCGCTTTTCGCGGCTTCTCGCTAATAGACGGTTAAGGAAAAACTTGATTATCGAGTTTAAGCCATAGTAATAGTTATAGAATTTTAATGGATATAAAAACATAATGATTAACAATAAATTAGTACGTAACTATACTTCTGCTTTATTTGATAATGCATTGGCAAGTAGCTTGGAAGATAAAATATTACAGCAGATTACCATTATTAATCAATTTATCGAGGATAATCCGCAAATCAAGGCTGTTATATTTTCTCCTATAGTAAAGGATATTGACAAATGTAAAATAATTGAGTTAATTACAAAAACCTTTAATATCGAATCTATAGTTAAGCGGTTTTTGTTAATATTACTAAGGCATTCACGTATGCCTATTTTATCAAACATAATAGTATTATACCAACAACTACTTAATAACAGCAGAAATATTAAAATGGTAAAAGTAACTTCTTCTAAATCTTTGCAAACTAGAGAGAAAGAATGGTTAACAAAATATTTAGCAGATGACTTTCAGCAGAAGGTTGCTATAAATTTTTGCCAAAGTCAGTCAATTATTGGCGGTATTGTGGTGCAATATGATAGCATAGTTAGGGACTATTCTATTGCTGGAATGTTAGAAAAAATAACGAAAACCTTGAAAGCTACAAAGATAACCGGAAGTTCGATGTAACTTGTTACATTGAACTTCCGGGATACATATAACGCGAATTTGGGATAAGAATTAACAATTCTTATATCGAATTGAGGTACAAAGATAGGTTAAATAAATTTTATATGAGGAATAACTATGGGGTCTACCCAACAATTAAAGGCTGTCGAACTTGCTGAAATATTAAAAAAAGAAATTGCTAATATTGATCAGCTTAGCGATTTACGAGAAGTAGGGCAGGTTGTAACAGTTGGTGATGGTATAGCTAGGGTATATGGTATCGATAATGTGGAAGCTGGCGAGGTCGTTGAGTTTGCGTCAGGCGTGAAAGGTCTTGCTCTTAATCTTGAAACAGACTCTGTAAGTATTGTATTAATTGGTAGTGATCGAGAAGTCAAACAAGGTGATGCGGTAAAAAGAACTGGAAAGATTTTACAAGTACCAGTTGGTAAGTCATTGCTTGGTAGGGTCGTTGATGGTATGGCAAATCCTATTGATGGTAAAGGCGAGATTATAACTGATACATATAGGAATATAGAGGAAAAAGCTCCGGGGATAATTGTTAGAAAAAGTGTTAAAGAACCGGTGCAAACGGGTATCAAAGTGATTGATGCCCTAATTCCTATTGGTAGAGGTCAGAGGGAGTTAATTATTGGTGACAGGCAAATAGGTAAAACCGCTATTGTTATAGATACTATTATTAACCAAAAACAAGCTCATCTTGACGGCGATGAAAAAAATAAAATTTATTGTATTTATGTAGCTATTGGTCAAAAAAGATCAACTGTTGCACAGGTAGTAAAAAGATTAGAAGACTCAGGGGCAATGGAATATACCACAGTTGTAGCAGCTACTGCCTCTGATCCTGTTGCGTTACAATATGTTGCCCCTTACACTGGTTGTAGTATTGGTGAGTATTTTCGTGATAATGGTATGCATGCACTAGTTATTTACGATGATTTAAGTAAACATGCTGTTGCTTATAGACAAATCTCACTATTACTTAGAAGACCGCCGGGACGTGAAGCTTATCCAGGAGATGTATTTTATCTACATTCTAGGTTACTTGAACGAGCCGCAAAAATGTCAGATAAAGCTGGTGGTGGATCTCTTACGGCTTTGCCAATTATTGAAACCCAAGCAGGTGATGTTTCCGCATATATTCCAACCAATATTATATCAATTACTGATGGACAGATTTTTTTAGAAAATGAGCTGTTCTATAAAGGTATCAGACCGGCAGTAAATATTGGTATATCAGTGAGTAGGGTAGGGTCAGCAGCACAAGTAAAATCTATGAAGCAAGTGGCAGGAAGTGTGAAACTTGAGTTAGCACAATTTAGGGAATTAGCAGCTTTTTCTCAGTTTAGTTCAGACTTAGACGTTGCAACTAAACAACTTATTTCACATGGTACAAAGCTTAGCGAAATATTGAAGCAGGATCAATATAGCCCTTTCCCTGTTGAAGAACAAGTGGTTAGTCTTTATGCTGGGGTAAAAAATTATCTTGATAGTATTCCTGTTGAACGAATAAAAGAATTTGAGCATAGAATGCTACAAGAAATAAAACTGAGTGAAAACAATATTTTAGTATCTATTAGAGAGCAAGGACGAATTACTGAAGAAATGGAACAAAAGTTAAAAATTTTCTTAGAACATTTTGTGCAAAACTTTAATGCTTGTTCACTCGATAATCAAGTTTTTCCTTAACCGTCATAGCAAGGCTCTTTAGATGCCGTGGCGATCCAAGTAAACAGCGAAGCTGTTTTTTTAGAGTAACGCTTCGCGTATCCTAGATTGCCGCGTAGTCGCTTTTTCGCGACTTCTCGCTAATAGACGTATTTTTTAATAATTCTAAAAAACTTGATTATCGAGTGTTCAGTAAGTTAAATCGACTTCAGATTAAGATTAATTAGGTAGCTATGTCAGGTTTAAAACAGTTAAGATCTCGTATTAAGAGCATTACAACAACGCAAAAAATCACTAAGGCTATGCAGATAGTTTCGGCTACTAAGTTTACAAAAGCCAAAAACCAAGTTAAGGACTCAGAGGATTATATGGGGATTCTGCAGGGTATAATGTCTAGCGTGGCATCTAGCAATAATTTACAGGATATGCCTATCGAGCAGAAAAAATTTTTCTCGGAAGGATTATTAGACCAAGGTGACTTGAATATAAATAAGTCACATTTACTAATAGTAGTCACCTCCGAACGAGGTTTATGCGGAGCTTTTAATTTTTTACTGTCCAAGCAGGTAAAATCTGATATTGCAAATTTGGAAAATGCTGGTAAACAAGTAAGGCTTATTATTATTGGCAAAAAGGGTTATGATGCATTTAAGGGACAATATTCCCATTATATTGATGATTATTATGAATTTCCAAAAGCTCATAATAATAATTTGTCATTTCAAATCAAAGAAAAACTGATGGAGATGGTAGAGGATTCTAGAATTAGCAATTGTCAAATATATTTTAACAACTGTAAAAATGCTATGATACAGATTCCAATTAAAAAGCAAATATTGCCAGTTGAAAAACAGCTATGTTCAAATGAGAAATATTTGAGCTATGAATATGAAGGTGAAGGGCTTATTTTGCATATGATTAATCTTTATGTATCGGCTCAAATTAATTATGCTCTACTACAAAATAGAGCTAGCGAAGAAGGAGCTAGAATGACAGCAATGGATAATGCAACCAAAAATGCTAAGGAGCTTATTAATAAGTTAACACTAAAACTTAATAGATCTAGACAAGATATGATTACTAAGGACTTGATAGAGATTATTGCAGGGGCAGAAGCCGTATAAAAAATAAATTAAGGTAAAATATGACAAAAACTATTGGCAAGATTGTGCAGATTATTTCAGCTGTAGTCGATGTGCAGTTTAGTAGTGATGGTAAATTGCCAAAGATTCTCAATGCACTTGAGTGCGATAATAATGGAGAGAAAGTGATACTAGAAGTATCACAGCATATAGGAGACGATATTGCTAGATGTATATCTATGGGTCCAACAGAAGGGTTAGTAAGAGGGCAAGAAGTAATAGATACAGGTGAGACTATTAAGATACCTGTCGGTATTGGTACACTCGGACGCATAATAAATGTGGTTGGTGTACCAATTGATGAAAGAGGTAAGATTGATTCAACTGACTTTGCTTCAATTTACAAACCAGCTCCAAATTTTGTTGATCAATCAACTGAAAAAAACATTTTGGTTACAGGGATTAAAGTCATTGATCTTTTAGCCCCTTATTCAAAAGGAGGAAAAATTGGGTTATTTGGTGGTGCTGGGGTAGGAAAGACAGTGTTAATTATGGAACTTATTAATAATATAGCAAAAGCACATGGAGGATATACGGTTTTTGCAGGAGTTGGGGAAAGGACTAGAGAAGGTAACGACCTTTATCACGAAATGATTGACTCTGGGGTAATTGATTTAAAAAATCCCAAAAAATCTAAAGTAGCTCTTGTTTATGGACAAATGAACGAACCACCCGGTGCAAGAGCTAGAGTTGCTTTAACTGGTCTTACTATAGCCGAAAGTTTCAGGGATTTAGATGGAGGACAGGATGTCTTGTTTTTTGTCGATAACATTTTTCGCTTTACTCAAGCTGGTTCTGAGGTATCAGCCCTATTAGGTAGAATACCTTCAGCAGTTGGTTATCAACCAACATTGGCAACAGATATGGGAGAGCTGCAAGAGCGTATTACTTCAACAAAGCTTGGATCAATTACCTCTGTGCAGGCTATTTATGTGCCAGCAGATGACCTAACTGATCCTGCTCCTGCTGCTTCTTTTACTCATTTGGATGCGACTACCGTACTTAGTCGACAAATTGCTGAGCTTGGTATTTACCCGGCAGTAGATCCACTTGATAGTAGTTCACAATTACTAAATCCGGCAATTGTTGGAGAGAAACATTACTCGGTTGCTCGTGAGGTACAAAAAGTTTTACAGACATATAAGTCTCTGCAAGATATAATTGCCATTCTAGGAATGGATGAGTTGTCGGAATCAGATAAATTAACCGTTACTAGGGCACGGAAAATTCAACGCTTTTTATCTCAACCTTTCCATGTTGCCGAAGTATTTACAGGTATAGCTGGAAAATTTGTCAGTTTAGCTGATACTATTGAAGGGTTTCATGGGTTGGTTTCCGGCAAATATGACTATTTACCAGAGGCTGCTTTTTATATGGTTGGTAGCATTGATGAAGCAGTAGAGAAAGGCGAAACACTTAAAGAAAAAGTGGCATAATGAATAAAACAATTAGGGTTAAAATTGTAACGCCAGCGAATGTTGTGTTTGACATGGAAGCTCAGATGGTAACAATGCCGGGAGAATTAGGAGAATTTGAGGTTTTACCAGGTCATGAGTTATTAATTGCAAATTTAAAAGATGGATTGACAAAAATTACAGTAGATAATTCTGTATTTAAGTATTTTATCTACTCAGGGTTAGCTGAGGTCACGTGGACAAATGTAAATATAGTAACAGAATTTGCTGTTGATACTAGTAGTTTGCAACTACATGAGATAATTAGGAAAATAGACTCTTTAACAAAAGAAATAGACGAAGAAATTGATGATACAAAAATTGATATTATTAAATTGGATATTGCTAGATATGAATCTTTGCTAGCTCATATTTAAAGAATTAAACAATTCTTCAAAGCAGAAGAGTATATAACATCATAGTACACATTTTTCTATAATCGTCATAGCAAGGCTCTTTAGATGCCGTGGCGATCCAGGTAAACAGCGAAGCTGTTTTTTTTTCTAGTACGCTTCGCGTATCCTAGATTGCCGCGTCGCCGCTTTTTCGCGACTCCTCGCTAATAGACGATCAGCAGCCATTTTAATAGTGGTTATATAAAAAATGTAGATACTATAGATATAACATCCTTCTAGGCTATTTTCTTAGATATCAGCCGCCTACGCCTGAGATGACATCAAAAGTGCATGGATGATATCCTAGGCTATTAAAACGATGTCTTACATCGATACTTGAGGTTAATTATGATAAAGTGTACTCGTAGAATTGAATTTGATGCAGGTCATAGAATTGTTGGACATGAGAATAAGTGTCAATTTCTACATGGTCATCGTTATGTCCTTGAAGTTACAGCGGGATCAAGTGTTACCGATAATCTTGGTATGATTGTAGATTTTGGTCACATGAAGTCAATAATACAAAAGTGGATAAATGATAATTTTGATCATAATCTTATATTACACCAAAATGATAGAGAAATGGGAGATAGAATATGTGACTGGACTGGTCAAAAAATATATTATATGCAACAAAATCCAACTGCAGAAAATATAGCATTATACCTAAAATTGAATATTTTGCCAAAATTGTTTACTAATAGTTCTTTTATTATTACAAAAGTCAAATTATTTGAAACACCTAATTGCTTTGTGGAGGTATAAGTGGTACAAAGATGTTGTATGATTTTAACTACAACCAATGACCAGCAGGTGGTAGACAAAATAACAACTAGCTTATTGGAAGAAAATCTAGCTGCTTGCATACAAGTAGATAATATAGTCAGCTATTTTAAATGGGAAGGCAAGATATCTTCTGTGCTAGAATATCGTATTGTGATAAAGGCTAAATCTGATAACTACAATACAATAGAAAAGGTGATTACTGATATACATAATTATGATCTTCCGCAAATAATAAAGCTCGACATTCAAGATGGGCTGTCTAGCTATTTAAATTGGGTAACTCAAAGTATCTAATTTAAGAGAGTGTTTATTAGAACTAAGATTTACCCAAACTATATAATCCACTGCTTCCTGAGTTTAAGTCAGCGATGTTATACTCTTCTGCTTTGAAGAATTGTTTTTTGAAAATATCATGGATTCGCATGCGTAACTATACTATATGTACGCTACGCCTTCTCACCATTCATTTTCAAATCCAATTCTTCAAATCATTTGAGTATATCTAGAATTCCAAAGTTGGTGTCATCCTGAACACAAGTGGACATTATCTTGAATTTATTTCAGGATGACGTCGGATCAAAACACTCTTTAAATTAATTAAGGAAAACAATGAAATTATGGAAAAAAGTTACCTTGGGATTAATCCTAGGTATAATGTTTGGTATATATTTTCCTGAATATGTATCTTATATAAAACCGGTAGGAGATATTTTTTTGCGTTTGATCAAAATGATTATTGCTCCTTTAATATTTTTTAGTTTAGTAGCAGGCATAACTAGTATGAGTGACCCTACTTCTCTTGGCAGAGTAGGAATAAAGGCTGTTGCTGCTTTTTTAGGAACTACTTTTTTTGCTGTAGTGTTTGGTCTTACCGTTGCTCTTGTATTAAAGCCAGGTCATGGTGTTCATATTAATTTTGATGTTGCCTCAAATACTTCACAAGAGAAATCCTTTAATATGATTGATTTTTTTGTGAATATTGTGCCTGATAATGTCATAGGGGCTTTTGCCAATTCTAATGTTTTACAAATTGTATTCTTTGCAATATTTTCTGGACTTATACTAAATAAAATGGGAACTAGTGCTGCACCTGTTAAAGATTTATTTCATAGATTATCAAAAATGGTGTTAAAAATGATCTCAATGATCATTCAACTTTCTCCATATGGTGCATTTGCTTTAACGGCTTGGGTAGTCGGTACGCAAGGCTTTGATGTAATGATTAGTTTATCAAAATTAGTTGCTGCCGTAGTGATTGCCATGATATGTCAATATGGTATTTTTGGCATGCTAATTTATGTATTTTGTCGAATGTCACCATTACCTTTTTATAAAAAGAGTTTGGAATACCAAATACTTGCCTTTTCTACTTCTAGTAGTAAAGCAACGCTTGCTACAACTATGCAAGTTTGTCGTGAACGGCTAGGCATCTCTGAATCTAGTACTTCTTTCATATTGCCACTTGGGGCATCGATAAACATGGATGGGTTTGCTATAAATTTGGCTCTTACCACCATATTCTTTGCTCAAATGATGGGTATAGATTTAGCGGTGCATGATTATTTAGTCATTATTATTACCTCAACTCTTGGATCTATAGGTGGTGCTGGTATTCCAGGAGCCTCTTTAATAATGCTACCTATGGTTCTATCTTCAATCCATTTACCGATTGAAGGTGTTGCTATAATTGCTGGAATTGATAGGATATTAGATATGTTACGTACCACCATTAATATTACAGGTGATGCAACAATTACCTTGATTATTGATAACAGTGAAGGTACTTTGGATAGAGATACATATAACTCGGTTTAACAAATATACCAACTGTACAAGTTTAAGTAGATATAACAGCCATAAGATGTCATTCTGCTTCAGTGCGGAATCTAAAAAAATAGCCTAGAAGACTATTTAGACTTTTCTAGCCCCCTGCCTACGCAGGGGTGACATTGTGGTGGTAGGGGTGACAATTTGGTAAAATATATAAAAAAATACATTTTTTGTATTAGTGGGCAACATAAAATATGATAAAAGAGAACATATGACAAATAATGGAATTAAAACTTTGGAAAATGTTGAATTAAAAATAGGTGATAAGTCTTTTAATTTACCAATAAAAAAAGCATCGATTGGTCAAGATGTTATTGATGTTAGCGGTATATATTCATTAACAGGCTATTTCACTTATGACCCTGGCTTTATGTCTACAGCAGCTTGTAAATCTGCAATGACGTACATAGATGGGGATCAAGGGATATTAAGACATCGGGGATATGATATTAAAACGTTAGCAGAAAAAAGTAATTTCTTAGAAGTCGCCTATTTACTGTTAAATGGTGAATTACCAACCACTAATCAGTATAAATCTTTTTCTCAGAAAATTACTAATCACTCTTTGGTTAATGAGCAGCTTAGAAGTTTATTTATGGCTTTCCGTCACTCAGCTCATCCTATGGCAATTATGTTGGCTGTGGTAGGATCTTTATCTGCATTTTATCCAAATTTTTTAAATGTAGAAGAAAATGAACGCGAGTTAGCTGCTATTAGAATGATTGCAAAAATGCCAACTATTGCAGCAATGGCATATAAATATTCAATAGGTCAGCCTTTTATATATCCTGATAATAGTTTAGATTTTACTGAAAATTTTCTCCATATGATGTTTGCGACGCCTTGTGAAAAATATAAGGTAAACCAAGTAGTAAAGAATGCCTTAGATAAAATATTTATTCTCCATGCTGACCATGAGCAAAATGCCTCCACTTCAACAGTACGTTTGGTCGGATCATCCGGTGCTAACCCGTTTGCCTGTATCAGTACTGGCATAGCGTCTTTATGGGGACCAGCACATGGCGGAGCAAATGAGGCAGTAATTAATATGCTGAAAGAGATTGGGACAATAGACCGTATTCCACAATATATTGCAAGAGCAAAAGATAAAAATGATTCTTTCCGCTTAATGGGTTTTGGTCACCGAATCTATAAAAGTTATGATCCAAGAGCAGTTGTACTTAGAGAGACCTGCAAAGAAGTATTAGATGAATTAGGAGAAAATAATAACCCATTACTACAAATTGCTACTGAGCTTGAAAAAATTGCTCTCAATGACCAATATTTTATAGATCGTAAGCTTTATCCAAACGTTGATTTTTATTCTGGTATTATTTATCAAGCTATGGGGATACCATCACAGATGTTTACAGTGCTTTTTGCTATAGCAAGAACTGTTGGTTGGATGGGACAATGGAAAGAGATGCATGAAGATCCCGAACAAAAAATTAGCAGACCTCGGCAATTATATACTGGGTATGTACAAAGAGAATTTATTCCTTTTAATAAAAGATAATTATAGTAAAATCCTATATAGATAAAGCTAATCCGAGAAGGTTTAAGCATAGTACCCTTGTATCTTAAATATTGTCTTTAGTGAATAACTATAAGATACTTAAGAAAACTTAAGTAAGAAAGCTAGTATACAGATAGTACATTTCTTTATAATCGTCATCGCGAGGCATCTTTAGATGCCGTGGCGATCTAGGTAAACAGCGAAGCTGTTTTTTTAGAGTAACGCTTCGCGTATCCTAGATTGCTGCGTTGCCGCTTTTTCGCGACTCCTCGCAATGACGTATTTTTTATGTTAAATTAATATTTTGCTAAAAACATGATTTTAATCCTTTAAAATCATGTTTTTAGCTTTAGAAAGGTTTAAAATGCATTCGCGTTAGCCGCTTTAAGAATGCATTTTTCCTTATAAGCAAAATTAGGGTAATACTTCACTGTTAATTGTTGAATTGCTGAAGCTACCCTTGATTTTTTGTTACTTTTCCAGTAGTCTATTATATTAAATATAATAATAAATATCAAGTTTGTGCAAAAAGTGAAAGCCACTACTATAGAACCTAGGCTCTATAGTTGCACTCATTGTAAAATAATTCCCTACTTCAAGAGTTGTGAAAACAACTATTGCAAGTAGGAGAGGTATACTAGTCAGTTTATGTCAAATACTAATGATTATGATAAGGCAACTCGTAGGGATTTTATAACCTTAACTGCCAGCAGTATGGTTGTGGTTGGAGCTGCATGTGCTACCTACCCTCTTGTTGATTCATTCAACCCTTCAGCGGATGTTCTTGCCCTATCTTCAATAGAAGTGGATTTATCTCACATACAACCAGGTCAAACTCTTACTGTTAAATGGCAAGGTAAACCGGTTTTTATTACTAACAGGACTCCAGAAAAAATTGCTGAAGCAAGAAGTGTAAACCTTTCCGAGTTAATAGATCCTGAACTTGATCAAGTACGAGTTAAAGCTGGACATGATAAATGGTTAGTAACTATCGGCATTTGTACACATTTAGGTTGTGTACCACTTGCAAACCAAGGAGATTATGATGGTTGGTTTTGTCCATGCCACGGCTCTCAATACGACTCATCTGGTCGCGTTCGTAAAGGACCAGCTCCTTTAAATTTGGCTGTCCCACCATATGAGTTTATTTCCGATACAAAAATTAAAATCGGATAGTTATTTATGAATGAAACTAATGATCCTAAAAAATCAAACCCCGTTATAGAATGGATAGACTATAGACTACCTGTTTTCTCGTTCCTTAAACATTTAGGCGAATACCAAACACCCAAAAATTTAAGTTACCTATGGAATTTAGGGTCAATAGCTGGTATCGCTTTAGTAATTCAGATAATCACTGGCATTATTTTAGCTATGCATTACACTCCTCATGTCGATTACGCCTTTGAGAGTGTTGAAAAAATTATGCGTAATGTCAATTACGGCTGGTTAATACGTTATATACACTCAGTTGGAGCATCAATGTTTTTTGCTGCAGTTTATCTACACATCTGTAGAGGATTATATTATGGCTCATACAAAAAACCTAGAGAGTTGTTGTGGCATATAGGCATAATAATTTTTCTTACTATGATGGCTACTGCTTTCATGGGATATGTATTACCTTGGGGACAAATGAGTTACTGGGGAGCAACTGTAATCACCAATTTATTTTCAGCTATACCTATTATTGGCAAATCGATAGTTACTTGGCTTTGGGGAGGATTTTCAGTTGATAACCCTACACTTAACAGATTTTTTGCTTTACATTATTTATTGCCGTTTATTATAGTAGCTTTAGTACTACTCCATTTAGTAGCACTACATATTCATGGATCAAATAACCCTAAAGGGATCGATGTTAAGTCATCTAAAGATACCATCCCTTTTCACCCGTATTATACGGTAAAAGACTTTGTTGGATTCGGTGTTTACTTTTTAATATTTGCCTTTTTTGTCTTTTACCAACCAAATTATCTAGGGCATCCTGACAATTACATACCAGCTAATCCTTTGGTTACTCCAGCTCATATAGTTCCCGAATGGTATTTTCTGCCATTTTCTGCCATTTTACGTGCAGTACCGTCAAAGCTAGGTGGCGTAATATTAATGTT is a window encoding:
- a CDS encoding citrate synthase; its protein translation is MTNNGIKTLENVELKIGDKSFNLPIKKASIGQDVIDVSGIYSLTGYFTYDPGFMSTAACKSAMTYIDGDQGILRHRGYDIKTLAEKSNFLEVAYLLLNGELPTTNQYKSFSQKITNHSLVNEQLRSLFMAFRHSAHPMAIMLAVVGSLSAFYPNFLNVEENERELAAIRMIAKMPTIAAMAYKYSIGQPFIYPDNSLDFTENFLHMMFATPCEKYKVNQVVKNALDKIFILHADHEQNASTSTVRLVGSSGANPFACISTGIASLWGPAHGGANEAVINMLKEIGTIDRIPQYIARAKDKNDSFRLMGFGHRIYKSYDPRAVVLRETCKEVLDELGENNNPLLQIATELEKIALNDQYFIDRKLYPNVDFYSGIIYQAMGIPSQMFTVLFAIARTVGWMGQWKEMHEDPEQKISRPRQLYTGYVQREFIPFNKR
- a CDS encoding cytochrome b; translation: MNETNDPKKSNPVIEWIDYRLPVFSFLKHLGEYQTPKNLSYLWNLGSIAGIALVIQIITGIILAMHYTPHVDYAFESVEKIMRNVNYGWLIRYIHSVGASMFFAAVYLHICRGLYYGSYKKPRELLWHIGIIIFLTMMATAFMGYVLPWGQMSYWGATVITNLFSAIPIIGKSIVTWLWGGFSVDNPTLNRFFALHYLLPFIIVALVLLHLVALHIHGSNNPKGIDVKSSKDTIPFHPYYTVKDFVGFGVYFLIFAFFVFYQPNYLGHPDNYIPANPLVTPAHIVPEWYFLPFSAILRAVPSKLGGVILMFSSILLLFVLPWLDSSKVRSSNYRPMFRIAFWLFIFDCLTLGYLGGQPAEEPYITLSRFAATYYFFHFLIAVPLISKYEKTLPLPDSI
- the petA gene encoding ubiquinol-cytochrome c reductase iron-sulfur subunit, which produces MSNTNDYDKATRRDFITLTASSMVVVGAACATYPLVDSFNPSADVLALSSIEVDLSHIQPGQTLTVKWQGKPVFITNRTPEKIAEARSVNLSELIDPELDQVRVKAGHDKWLVTIGICTHLGCVPLANQGDYDGWFCPCHGSQYDSSGRVRKGPAPLNLAVPPYEFISDTKIKIG
- a CDS encoding dicarboxylate/amino acid:cation symporter; the encoded protein is MKLWKKVTLGLILGIMFGIYFPEYVSYIKPVGDIFLRLIKMIIAPLIFFSLVAGITSMSDPTSLGRVGIKAVAAFLGTTFFAVVFGLTVALVLKPGHGVHINFDVASNTSQEKSFNMIDFFVNIVPDNVIGAFANSNVLQIVFFAIFSGLILNKMGTSAAPVKDLFHRLSKMVLKMISMIIQLSPYGAFALTAWVVGTQGFDVMISLSKLVAAVVIAMICQYGIFGMLIYVFCRMSPLPFYKKSLEYQILAFSTSSSKATLATTMQVCRERLGISESSTSFILPLGASINMDGFAINLALTTIFFAQMMGIDLAVHDYLVIIITSTLGSIGGAGIPGASLIMLPMVLSSIHLPIEGVAIIAGIDRILDMLRTTINITGDATITLIIDNSEGTLDRDTYNSV